In a genomic window of Corynebacterium coyleae:
- a CDS encoding type I polyketide synthase, which produces MNSTSFSSLKRPAILFPGQGSSWQQALADAAATPVARSRMEQLLSDAQSLTAAVARPLASVVPGVVQRIREAMDADAAHEAIDALPAVSAPAIVLSQIVAAEDLEQLGLDTADALFAGHSQGILGAAALDRANGPQAAEKALAFAFIMGAAATNVYGAADSRSRMLSVRGLTPEQVGEFVVDTQAAPISVINGHRHVVLSGSPEALAQARKDIEAAASSYNAKLEVEYGGSEITPVFDSLDVAYPFHVETNAPGVDLAQQWADACGITFETTTPRELAQSILVDRFDFTEVVRDLIAQGASHIFTFDSATATIVTNLANGSGVAVLDASTAAKRDDLARPGAELPQGVDYSDYAPRVIALPDGKTYTQTKFSSLTGLSPIILGGMTPTSADGEIVAAAANAGYWAELAGGGMYSEEEFGKHTANLKAFLQPGRTAQFNTMFFDRFLWNLQFGQTRMVPKARAAGAPFNGVCISAGIPEVEEATELFAQLHQDGFPYIALKPGTTQQIRNALAIAAANPDDQVILMVEDGHAGGHHSWVDLEDMLLETYPEIRAHDNAVLTVGGGVYSPERAAELITGRWSEKFGLPAMPVDGVFVGTVAMATKEAKATDSVKQLLVDTPGLPPENNGGWVGRGRGVAGVASSQSHLLADLHDLDNSFAKAARFIASLDIEEYPAHREEIIEALSKTAKPYFGDVETMTYAEWVERFVELADPFIDQTWNARFVALLQRIEARLNEADHGEIPTLFPDDVEISPREGLQTLLQHYPQACEVVVSPRDAAWWIGLHYAYPKPMPWVPALDADLKSWFGKDTLWQAQDERYTADQVRIIPGPVAVAGITRKNEPVAQLLARFEDAATQMLIDDGVTAESRFARRSDAADEAAYLRSCPTLVWHGHLMANPAYALDEDAFDVEATTNAAGECEWTIRIHADSAWDHLPEDKRPFYVREVNIPVEIPAGAGTGASPVVDGDRLSDSVFELLSGLAGVGSVSEAGDTITEIPQIEEPTEDAPFGVARSSFTLPASLLASHSAVTGGAVADNAVVGTPDVLVGPCWPAIYAALGSGRLADGTPVIEGLLNAVHLDHVIDLRVPLSELADGRRIDVTSKCTSIAESTSGRIVTVELELRSGDEVVATQMQRFAIRGRATGTATPVPAPAYGGGAASDQVEPTPRSFVDRTVVRAPSDMTPFALVSGDYNPIHTSANAAALVNLDAPLVHGMWLSATAQHLAAGHGQVIGWTYSMYGMVQLDDEVEITVERVGRVGIQQALEVTCRIAGDVVSRGQALLAQPRTAYVYPGQGIQTQGMGNGDRAASAAARDVWRRADRHTRETHGFSIQRIVEDNPSRLVIRGVEFKHPDGVLHLTQFTQVAMAVVAYAQTQRLNEANALASGAYFAGHSLGEYTALAALGNIFDLEAVIDIVYSRGSAMGSLVPRDAEGNSDYGMGALRPNMIGVGPEEVEAYVAGVAQDSGEFLEIVNYNIKGQQYSVAGTKRGLAALERKANSVTPRAYVTVPGVDVPFHSRVLREGVADFAEKLDEHMPAIIDVDTLVDRYIPNLVAKPFALTQQFIDAVTDEVPSERLKGMTPENTERNTLARTLLIELLAWQFASPVRWIETQDYLLGRVDQVIEVGLASSPTLTNLAKREMDVIGIHVPVFNVEASQDIVMLNDVVSAPEPVLVDDTPAETDAEPAPESAPQPAAEAAPAAPAAPAEPAPAAPAASGAPASDLPFTAADAITVLFALQNKIRPEQINDSDTIEELTGGVSSRRNQLLMDMSAELGVPAIDGAAEADVATLNTRVNTAAPGYTPFGAVLSEAVGTRLRQLFGGAGLKPAFVGEHLAAAWGLPASWTAHVEAEILLGSRTEESVRGGSLNSLPSATTKAEITALIDQAVQNVAARYGVAVSQATSGGASGGGVVDSAALDAYKDEVTDTLVATARTLLNKLGIENEVAEIPAPDTTIVETIEAELGSGWVKQVTPVFDERKAVLFDDRWAQAREDLARVALGEIDLAPQRFAGTGATVAKQAEWYAKRVEGDRRNVLGEIATAANAAANEPYANDVALVTGAAPGSIATAVVEALLAGGATVIMTASNVSQARKEFARTLFAKHASVGARLWLVPTNLSSYRDIDALIEWIGSEQKETVGKDVKIIKPALTPTLAFPFAAPPVSGSLAEVGGNAETQARLLLWSVERTIAGLSDLAQRGDHYPAERAHIVLPGSPNRGTFGGDGAYGEVKAAFDAIVNKWSAETGWPEGVTLAQARIGWVAGTHLMGGNDGLVPAAQAAGIHVWSPEEISTQLLSLVTEESREQAKQSPLDLDLTGGLEDAGVSIADLARNARVDVAGTESSTSNGATVRALPNVATPRQPAPAAVGDVTCALDDMVVVVGIGEVSSWGSGRTRREAEYGITRTGEVDLTAAGVLELAWMMGLITWSEDPNPAWYDEDGAEVAEEDIYERFRDDVIARSGIRTLTDKYFLTDQGSIDLEQVYLDRDITFTVATEEEALAYVEADGEKTTIRQIDGEWSVTRHAGALAHVPKKATLTRTVAGQMPDGFDPTKWGIPAQMADGMDRMAAWNLVTAVDAFINAGFTPAELMQKVHPSFIATTQGTGIGGMESLHKVFVSRFIGEERQTDILQEALPNVVAAHTMQALVGGYGSMIHPVGACATAAVSIEEAVDKIALGKADFVVAGGIDDVQVESLQGFGDMNATAETAKMTAQGIDGRFISRANDRRRGGFLEAEGGGTVLLARGTLAAELGLPVLAVVAYASSFGDGAHTSIPAPGLGVLAAACGGTDSRLARSLSSLGLTPDDVTVLSKHDTSTNANDPNESELHSVLWPAVGRDPDAPMYVISQKTLTGHSKAGAALLQTGGLLDVLATGDLPPNASLDCVDPLIEPKATNLVWLRSPLALGAGNVKAAALTSLGFGHVGALVVLGHPGVFEAALTRDGRDADAWRERATERLAQGASRLEAGMIGRADLFTQVENRRFAGIDDHADEIALLLNPDARLNADGTYPTATPTV; this is translated from the coding sequence ATGAATTCCACCTCTTTTTCTTCCCTGAAGCGTCCCGCAATCCTGTTCCCGGGGCAGGGTTCTTCCTGGCAGCAGGCACTCGCTGATGCTGCTGCGACTCCTGTGGCACGTAGCCGCATGGAGCAGCTTCTTTCCGACGCCCAGTCCCTCACCGCCGCCGTCGCCCGCCCGTTGGCCTCTGTGGTGCCAGGGGTTGTGCAGCGTATCCGCGAGGCGATGGATGCAGATGCTGCGCACGAGGCAATCGACGCCCTGCCCGCAGTCAGCGCGCCGGCGATTGTGCTATCGCAGATTGTTGCTGCTGAAGACCTCGAGCAGCTCGGCCTGGACACCGCCGACGCACTGTTCGCCGGTCACTCGCAGGGCATCCTGGGCGCTGCCGCACTGGATCGCGCCAACGGCCCGCAGGCTGCGGAGAAGGCGCTTGCGTTCGCGTTCATCATGGGTGCCGCCGCGACCAACGTGTACGGTGCCGCCGACTCGCGCAGCCGGATGCTTTCGGTTCGGGGCTTAACGCCTGAGCAGGTCGGTGAGTTTGTCGTCGATACGCAAGCTGCTCCGATCAGCGTGATCAATGGGCACCGCCACGTGGTGCTGTCCGGCAGCCCGGAGGCGCTCGCGCAGGCACGCAAGGACATCGAAGCGGCTGCGAGCAGCTACAACGCCAAGTTGGAAGTGGAGTACGGCGGCTCCGAGATCACGCCGGTGTTCGATTCGCTTGATGTTGCGTACCCCTTCCATGTGGAGACCAACGCCCCTGGTGTGGATCTGGCGCAGCAGTGGGCGGACGCGTGCGGGATCACGTTTGAAACCACCACCCCGCGTGAACTGGCACAGTCGATTTTGGTGGACCGATTCGACTTCACCGAAGTCGTGCGCGACCTGATTGCCCAGGGTGCGAGCCACATTTTCACGTTTGATTCGGCGACGGCAACCATTGTGACCAACCTGGCCAACGGTTCCGGCGTCGCTGTGCTCGATGCATCCACTGCCGCGAAACGCGACGACCTCGCACGCCCGGGTGCTGAGCTGCCGCAGGGCGTGGACTATTCGGACTACGCGCCGCGAGTGATTGCGCTGCCGGACGGCAAGACGTACACGCAGACGAAGTTCTCGTCGCTGACTGGCCTGTCCCCGATCATCCTGGGTGGCATGACGCCGACGTCCGCAGACGGCGAGATCGTCGCCGCTGCCGCCAACGCCGGCTACTGGGCAGAACTTGCCGGTGGCGGCATGTACTCCGAGGAGGAGTTTGGCAAGCACACCGCCAACCTCAAGGCGTTTTTGCAGCCCGGTCGCACCGCACAGTTCAACACCATGTTCTTCGACCGCTTCCTGTGGAACCTGCAGTTCGGCCAAACGCGCATGGTGCCAAAGGCCCGCGCGGCCGGTGCCCCGTTTAACGGCGTGTGCATCTCCGCAGGCATCCCGGAAGTGGAAGAAGCCACGGAACTGTTCGCGCAGCTGCATCAGGATGGCTTCCCCTACATTGCGCTCAAGCCTGGTACGACGCAGCAGATCCGCAACGCGCTTGCCATCGCGGCGGCGAACCCGGACGACCAGGTCATCTTGATGGTGGAAGACGGCCACGCTGGCGGCCACCACTCCTGGGTTGACCTGGAGGACATGCTGCTGGAGACCTACCCGGAGATTCGTGCGCACGACAACGCGGTGCTCACCGTCGGCGGTGGCGTGTACTCGCCGGAGCGTGCCGCGGAACTGATCACGGGCCGTTGGTCCGAGAAGTTCGGGCTGCCTGCGATGCCGGTGGATGGTGTGTTCGTCGGCACCGTGGCTATGGCCACGAAGGAGGCGAAGGCCACGGATTCGGTCAAGCAGCTGCTCGTGGATACGCCGGGCCTGCCCCCGGAGAACAACGGCGGTTGGGTCGGCCGCGGTCGCGGCGTGGCCGGTGTGGCGTCGTCGCAATCGCACCTGCTGGCAGACTTGCACGACCTGGACAACTCCTTTGCCAAGGCGGCGCGGTTTATCGCCTCGTTGGATATTGAGGAGTACCCGGCGCACCGCGAAGAGATCATCGAGGCCCTGTCGAAGACGGCGAAGCCCTACTTCGGCGACGTGGAGACGATGACGTACGCCGAGTGGGTCGAGCGCTTCGTCGAGCTCGCCGATCCGTTCATCGACCAGACCTGGAACGCGCGCTTTGTCGCGTTGCTGCAGCGCATCGAGGCACGCCTGAACGAAGCCGACCACGGTGAGATCCCGACCCTCTTCCCCGACGATGTCGAGATCTCCCCGCGCGAAGGCCTTCAGACCCTGCTGCAGCACTACCCGCAGGCATGCGAGGTTGTGGTTTCCCCGCGCGATGCGGCGTGGTGGATCGGTCTGCACTACGCCTACCCGAAGCCGATGCCGTGGGTGCCGGCACTTGATGCGGATCTGAAGTCCTGGTTTGGCAAGGACACCTTGTGGCAGGCGCAAGATGAGCGCTACACCGCTGACCAGGTGCGCATCATCCCTGGCCCGGTTGCGGTTGCTGGCATTACGCGCAAGAACGAGCCGGTTGCGCAGTTGCTGGCACGCTTCGAGGATGCCGCGACGCAGATGCTTATCGACGACGGCGTCACCGCCGAATCCCGCTTCGCTCGACGCAGCGACGCCGCCGACGAGGCCGCGTACCTGCGCTCCTGCCCAACCTTGGTGTGGCACGGCCACCTGATGGCAAACCCGGCATACGCGCTGGACGAGGACGCCTTCGACGTGGAGGCAACCACCAACGCGGCTGGTGAGTGTGAGTGGACGATCCGGATCCACGCTGATTCCGCATGGGATCACCTGCCGGAAGATAAGCGCCCGTTCTACGTGCGTGAGGTGAACATCCCGGTCGAGATCCCTGCCGGCGCAGGCACGGGTGCCTCCCCGGTTGTGGACGGCGATCGTCTTTCCGACAGCGTCTTCGAGCTGCTGTCTGGCCTGGCGGGTGTCGGTTCGGTCAGCGAGGCCGGCGACACGATTACTGAGATTCCGCAGATCGAGGAACCGACCGAGGACGCACCGTTTGGTGTGGCGCGCTCGTCGTTTACGCTGCCTGCTTCCCTGCTGGCGTCGCACTCCGCAGTTACGGGTGGCGCTGTGGCCGACAACGCTGTGGTTGGTACGCCGGACGTGTTGGTTGGCCCCTGCTGGCCGGCGATCTACGCCGCGCTAGGCTCCGGCAGGCTGGCTGATGGCACGCCGGTCATCGAGGGCCTGCTCAACGCGGTCCACCTGGATCACGTCATCGACCTGCGTGTCCCGCTGTCCGAGCTTGCGGATGGCAGGCGCATCGACGTGACCTCCAAGTGCACTTCTATTGCCGAGTCCACCTCTGGCCGCATTGTCACCGTCGAGTTGGAGCTGCGCTCTGGCGACGAGGTTGTGGCAACCCAGATGCAGCGCTTTGCCATCCGTGGTCGCGCCACCGGCACCGCGACGCCAGTCCCGGCGCCGGCGTACGGCGGCGGCGCGGCAAGCGATCAGGTGGAGCCGACCCCACGTTCGTTCGTGGACCGCACCGTGGTCCGCGCACCGTCGGACATGACCCCGTTCGCGCTGGTCTCCGGCGACTACAACCCGATCCACACCTCCGCCAACGCTGCCGCCCTGGTCAACCTGGATGCACCGCTGGTGCACGGCATGTGGCTGTCTGCCACCGCGCAGCACCTCGCTGCCGGCCACGGCCAGGTCATCGGCTGGACCTACTCCATGTACGGCATGGTGCAGCTTGATGACGAGGTAGAGATCACCGTCGAGCGTGTCGGCCGCGTCGGCATCCAGCAGGCCCTTGAGGTGACCTGCCGCATCGCCGGCGACGTTGTCTCCCGTGGTCAGGCGCTTCTGGCCCAGCCACGCACCGCCTACGTCTACCCCGGCCAGGGCATTCAGACCCAGGGCATGGGCAACGGCGACCGAGCTGCTTCCGCTGCCGCGCGCGACGTGTGGCGCCGCGCAGACCGCCACACGCGCGAGACCCACGGGTTCTCCATCCAGCGCATTGTGGAAGACAACCCGTCGCGGTTGGTGATCCGCGGTGTGGAGTTCAAGCACCCGGACGGTGTGCTCCACCTGACCCAGTTCACCCAGGTGGCCATGGCGGTTGTCGCCTACGCCCAGACCCAGCGCCTGAACGAGGCCAACGCGTTGGCCTCCGGCGCGTACTTTGCGGGCCACTCGCTTGGTGAATACACCGCGCTTGCCGCGCTGGGCAACATCTTTGATCTAGAAGCGGTCATCGACATCGTGTACTCGCGCGGCTCCGCCATGGGCTCCCTGGTGCCGCGCGATGCGGAGGGTAACTCCGACTACGGCATGGGTGCGCTGCGCCCGAACATGATCGGTGTCGGCCCGGAAGAGGTCGAGGCCTACGTCGCTGGTGTTGCGCAGGATTCCGGCGAGTTCTTGGAGATTGTCAACTACAACATCAAGGGCCAGCAGTACTCCGTAGCGGGCACGAAGCGCGGCCTTGCTGCTCTGGAGCGCAAGGCCAACTCGGTCACGCCGCGCGCCTACGTCACGGTTCCGGGCGTGGACGTTCCGTTCCACTCGCGCGTGCTGCGCGAGGGTGTGGCGGACTTCGCCGAGAAGCTCGACGAGCACATGCCGGCGATCATCGACGTGGACACGCTGGTGGATCGCTACATCCCGAACCTGGTGGCTAAGCCGTTCGCGCTGACGCAGCAGTTCATCGACGCCGTCACCGACGAGGTCCCCTCCGAGCGCCTCAAGGGCATGACGCCGGAGAACACCGAACGCAACACGCTCGCACGCACGTTGCTTATCGAGTTGCTGGCGTGGCAGTTCGCCTCGCCTGTGCGCTGGATTGAAACGCAGGACTACCTGCTTGGTCGCGTCGACCAGGTCATCGAGGTCGGCCTTGCGTCCTCGCCGACGCTGACCAACCTGGCTAAGCGCGAGATGGATGTCATTGGCATCCACGTGCCGGTCTTCAACGTTGAGGCAAGCCAGGACATTGTCATGCTCAACGACGTGGTGTCCGCGCCGGAGCCTGTGCTTGTCGACGACACCCCGGCAGAAACAGACGCCGAACCGGCCCCAGAATCCGCCCCGCAACCGGCCGCCGAGGCTGCACCCGCGGCCCCCGCCGCACCGGCAGAGCCAGCACCGGCTGCACCTGCTGCATCCGGCGCACCCGCGTCCGACCTTCCCTTCACCGCGGCCGATGCGATCACCGTCCTGTTCGCGCTGCAGAACAAGATCCGCCCCGAGCAGATCAACGATTCGGACACTATTGAGGAGCTCACCGGTGGGGTGTCGTCGCGACGCAACCAGCTGCTCATGGACATGTCCGCCGAACTCGGCGTGCCCGCCATCGACGGCGCTGCTGAAGCCGACGTGGCCACGCTAAACACCCGCGTGAACACCGCCGCGCCTGGCTACACCCCGTTCGGCGCTGTCTTGAGCGAGGCCGTGGGCACCCGCCTGCGCCAGCTCTTCGGCGGCGCAGGCCTGAAGCCGGCGTTTGTCGGCGAGCACCTCGCAGCCGCGTGGGGCCTGCCCGCATCCTGGACCGCACACGTCGAAGCCGAGATCCTGCTGGGCAGCCGCACCGAGGAATCGGTGCGCGGCGGCTCGCTGAACAGCCTGCCGTCGGCCACAACCAAGGCGGAGATCACCGCACTGATCGACCAGGCGGTACAAAACGTCGCCGCACGCTACGGCGTTGCAGTCTCCCAGGCCACCAGCGGCGGCGCATCCGGCGGCGGCGTGGTGGATTCGGCTGCGCTCGACGCCTACAAGGACGAAGTCACCGACACCCTGGTGGCTACCGCCCGCACGCTGCTGAACAAGCTCGGCATCGAAAACGAGGTCGCCGAGATCCCCGCACCGGACACCACGATCGTGGAAACGATCGAGGCAGAACTCGGCTCCGGCTGGGTCAAGCAGGTCACCCCGGTCTTCGACGAGCGCAAGGCAGTGCTTTTCGACGACCGCTGGGCCCAAGCCCGCGAAGACCTCGCCCGCGTCGCCCTCGGCGAAATCGACCTCGCACCACAGCGCTTCGCTGGCACCGGTGCCACCGTGGCCAAGCAGGCCGAGTGGTACGCCAAGCGTGTGGAGGGTGATCGTCGCAACGTACTCGGCGAGATCGCTACTGCCGCAAACGCCGCAGCGAACGAGCCGTACGCAAACGACGTCGCCCTGGTCACCGGTGCCGCGCCGGGTTCCATCGCCACCGCTGTGGTGGAGGCCCTGCTCGCAGGCGGTGCGACGGTCATCATGACGGCATCCAACGTCAGCCAGGCGCGTAAGGAATTCGCCCGCACGCTTTTCGCCAAGCACGCCTCCGTGGGTGCACGCCTGTGGCTGGTGCCGACGAACCTGTCGTCCTACCGCGACATCGATGCGCTCATCGAGTGGATCGGCTCCGAGCAGAAGGAAACCGTTGGCAAGGACGTCAAGATCATCAAACCGGCACTCACGCCGACGCTTGCTTTCCCGTTCGCAGCGCCGCCGGTATCCGGCTCGCTTGCAGAGGTCGGCGGCAACGCCGAAACGCAGGCCCGCCTGCTGCTGTGGTCGGTGGAGCGCACCATCGCCGGCCTGTCTGACCTGGCGCAGCGCGGCGATCACTACCCTGCCGAGCGCGCACACATCGTCCTGCCGGGCTCGCCGAACCGCGGCACCTTCGGTGGCGACGGCGCCTACGGCGAAGTCAAGGCCGCCTTCGACGCGATCGTAAACAAGTGGTCCGCGGAAACCGGCTGGCCAGAGGGCGTGACTCTGGCGCAGGCCCGCATCGGTTGGGTTGCCGGCACGCACCTGATGGGCGGCAACGACGGGCTCGTTCCGGCAGCACAGGCTGCGGGTATCCACGTGTGGAGCCCGGAGGAGATCTCCACGCAGCTGCTTAGTCTGGTCACCGAGGAATCCCGCGAGCAGGCGAAGCAGTCCCCGCTGGATCTCGACCTCACAGGTGGGCTCGAGGACGCAGGCGTGTCCATCGCCGATCTGGCGCGTAATGCACGTGTTGATGTGGCGGGCACGGAGTCGTCGACAAGCAATGGCGCCACGGTGCGCGCACTGCCGAACGTCGCCACCCCACGCCAGCCCGCACCTGCGGCTGTGGGCGATGTGACCTGCGCACTTGATGACATGGTGGTTGTCGTCGGCATCGGCGAGGTATCCAGCTGGGGCTCCGGCCGCACCCGCCGCGAAGCCGAATACGGCATCACCCGCACCGGCGAGGTCGACCTCACCGCAGCCGGTGTCCTCGAACTGGCGTGGATGATGGGCCTGATCACCTGGTCCGAGGATCCGAACCCGGCCTGGTACGACGAGGACGGCGCAGAGGTCGCCGAGGAGGACATCTACGAGCGCTTCCGCGACGATGTCATCGCACGCAGCGGTATCCGCACCCTGACGGACAAGTACTTCCTCACCGACCAAGGCTCCATCGACCTCGAGCAGGTCTACCTCGACCGCGACATCACGTTCACCGTGGCCACGGAAGAGGAAGCTCTCGCATACGTGGAGGCCGACGGTGAGAAGACCACCATCCGCCAGATCGACGGCGAATGGAGCGTGACCCGCCACGCCGGTGCCCTGGCACACGTGCCGAAGAAGGCCACCCTGACGCGCACCGTCGCTGGCCAGATGCCGGACGGCTTCGACCCGACCAAGTGGGGAATCCCCGCACAGATGGCCGACGGCATGGACCGCATGGCCGCCTGGAACCTGGTCACCGCCGTCGACGCGTTCATCAACGCCGGCTTCACCCCTGCGGAGCTCATGCAGAAGGTCCACCCGTCCTTCATCGCCACCACCCAAGGCACCGGTATCGGCGGCATGGAATCGCTGCACAAGGTGTTCGTCTCCCGCTTCATCGGCGAGGAACGCCAGACCGACATCCTGCAGGAAGCACTGCCCAACGTGGTGGCCGCCCACACCATGCAGGCACTGGTCGGCGGCTATGGTTCCATGATCCACCCGGTCGGCGCTTGCGCCACCGCTGCTGTCAGCATCGAAGAAGCGGTGGACAAGATCGCGCTGGGCAAGGCTGACTTCGTAGTCGCCGGCGGTATCGACGACGTCCAGGTCGAATCCCTCCAGGGCTTCGGCGACATGAACGCCACCGCCGAAACCGCCAAGATGACGGCACAAGGGATCGACGGCCGCTTTATCTCGCGCGCCAACGACCGCCGACGCGGTGGCTTCCTCGAAGCCGAAGGCGGCGGCACCGTCCTGCTCGCCCGCGGCACCCTCGCTGCCGAACTCGGCCTGCCGGTGCTGGCAGTGGTCGCGTACGCCTCCAGCTTCGGCGACGGCGCGCACACCTCCATCCCGGCACCAGGCCTCGGCGT
- a CDS encoding acyl-CoA carboxylase subunit beta has product MPNTFTGVHQTEKAAVPAPTPAPATTAQKHDDLVQRRTEAAEPMGSKPLEKVRAAGRLTARERLDYLLDEGSFVEFDQHARHRTHDFGMQAKRPATDGIVTGFGTIDGREVCIFSQDGTVFGGALGEVYGEKMTKIQRLAVTTGRPLIGLYEGAGARIQDGAVSLDWIAQTFLHNIEASGVVPQISVIMGACAGGNAYSPALTDFVVMVDETSKMFVTGPDVIKTVTGEEISQEELGGAWIHMQQGGNCHYVAESDEDALDWVADLLEYLPSNNRQKSAPRPATPTDAEADATDAAALDSLIPDSPNTPYEVRDVIAHIADDGEFLEVMEQRAENVVTAFGRIEDQPVGFVANQPMVLAGCLDIDSAEKAARFIRTCDSFNIPIVMLVDVPGFLPGANQEHSGILRRGAKLLYAYGEATVPKVTVTMRKAYGGAYCVMGSKGLGADVNLAWPTAQIAVMGASGAVGFINRKDIANARDSGVSDEELRELIAKYERDYEDEMLNPYKAAERGLIDSVILPSETPAVLAAQLRFFRDKTVARPMRKHGNIPL; this is encoded by the coding sequence ATGCCAAATACGTTTACAGGTGTACATCAGACTGAAAAGGCAGCGGTTCCGGCGCCAACCCCGGCACCGGCGACCACAGCCCAAAAACACGATGACCTCGTGCAACGACGCACCGAAGCGGCCGAGCCGATGGGATCAAAACCACTGGAGAAGGTCCGCGCAGCAGGCAGACTGACCGCACGTGAGCGCTTGGACTACCTCCTGGACGAGGGCTCGTTTGTGGAGTTCGACCAGCACGCCCGCCACCGCACCCATGACTTCGGGATGCAGGCGAAACGGCCGGCAACGGATGGCATTGTCACCGGATTCGGCACGATCGACGGACGCGAGGTCTGCATCTTTTCCCAGGACGGCACCGTCTTCGGCGGCGCGTTGGGTGAGGTCTACGGCGAGAAGATGACCAAGATTCAGCGCCTTGCCGTCACCACCGGTCGTCCACTGATCGGCCTCTACGAAGGTGCAGGCGCCCGCATCCAGGACGGCGCGGTATCGCTGGACTGGATCGCGCAGACCTTCCTGCACAACATCGAAGCCTCCGGCGTGGTCCCGCAGATCTCCGTGATCATGGGCGCTTGCGCCGGCGGTAACGCCTACTCCCCCGCACTGACCGACTTTGTGGTCATGGTGGATGAAACCTCGAAGATGTTCGTCACCGGCCCGGACGTGATCAAGACGGTCACGGGTGAGGAGATCTCGCAGGAGGAGCTCGGCGGCGCCTGGATCCACATGCAGCAGGGCGGCAACTGCCACTACGTTGCGGAATCCGACGAGGATGCGCTCGACTGGGTGGCTGACTTGCTCGAGTACTTGCCGTCGAACAACCGCCAGAAGTCGGCGCCGCGCCCGGCAACCCCAACCGATGCAGAGGCAGACGCCACCGATGCTGCCGCGCTGGATTCACTGATCCCAGACTCGCCGAACACCCCTTATGAGGTCCGCGACGTGATTGCGCATATCGCGGACGACGGCGAGTTCCTGGAGGTCATGGAGCAGCGCGCTGAAAACGTCGTCACTGCGTTTGGTCGGATTGAGGACCAGCCGGTGGGTTTCGTCGCTAATCAGCCCATGGTGCTCGCAGGTTGCTTGGACATTGACTCGGCGGAAAAGGCCGCGCGCTTCATCCGCACCTGCGACAGCTTCAACATCCCAATTGTCATGCTGGTGGACGTTCCCGGCTTCTTGCCCGGCGCGAACCAGGAACACAGCGGCATTCTGCGCCGCGGCGCGAAGCTGCTGTACGCCTACGGCGAGGCAACCGTGCCGAAGGTGACCGTGACCATGCGAAAGGCGTACGGCGGCGCGTACTGCGTGATGGGCTCGAAGGGCCTCGGCGCCGATGTGAACTTGGCGTGGCCGACCGCGCAGATCGCGGTGATGGGTGCGTCTGGCGCAGTCGGCTTTATCAACCGCAAAGACATTGCTAACGCCCGCGACTCCGGTGTGAGCGACGAGGAGCTCCGCGAACTGATTGCGAAGTACGAGCGCGACTACGAAGACGAGATGCTCAACCCGTACAAGGCCGCTGAGCGCGGTCTGATCGATTCGGTCATCCTCCCAAGCGAAACCCCTGCGGTTCTCGCAGCGCAACTGCGTTTCTTCCGTGACAAGACCGTGGCGCGTCCGATGCGCAAGCACGGCAATATCCCGCTCTAA